The following coding sequences lie in one Apium graveolens cultivar Ventura chromosome 3, ASM990537v1, whole genome shotgun sequence genomic window:
- the LOC141712453 gene encoding mitogen-activated protein kinase kinase kinase 1-like encodes MYHLPKIFNYTSSPKRNKLKRGGPKLQRVNAQKGIDYTPRETKSLDLDTTSFRIQGTDEGELDRVYQSLGLSGPDDLGISLLDWEARKNNLACFSGVSEVKSLDLDCCDNRVDSFNHIVRIGSHVDDCNDKIQSENEFQHVYVVKSNVGRNGIKGVRPHVLIPPVDGVPYSIPMYDMKLFVPEVGVDVDDDVDNMLIGGGRRGIKGFRPPGLMTPPDTMRYNVSSYVSDSYVPEERGGDVEDEVDNEEFGENESCSFTTNDDDSSSTTTENISPTVRTRSIDGSSARTEPPSYISPNGRVRRIVNNWTKGRLLGRGSFGSVYEGIADGGFFLAVKEVSLLDEGVQGRQSIYQLEQEISLLSKFEHENIVQYYGTYKDESTLYIFLELASKGSLLNLYQQYHLRDATASAYTRQILLGLKYLHDRNVVHRDIKCANILVDTNGTVKLADFGLAKSTNDVQSCKGTAFWMAPEVIKGSGYGLAADIWSLGCTVLEMLTSQLPYHPLECMQAVYRIGKSIPPDVPNSLSKDARDFILKCLQLDPSSRPTAAQLLDHSFVKGRLLSSSELESPHNPRRQAR; translated from the exons ATGTATCACTTACCTAAAATCTTTAATTACACAAGCAGCCCTAAACGCAACAAGCTCAAACGAGGAGGCCCTAAGCTCCAGCGTGTGAATGCTCAAAAGGGTATTGATTACACTCCTAGAGAGACCAAATCACTTGATTTGGATACTACTAGCTTTAGAATTCAAGGTACTGATGAAGGTGAACTTGATAGGGTTTATCAAAGTTTGGGTCTTTCTGGTCCTGATGATCTTGGTATTTCTCTTCTTGATTGGGAGGCTCGAAAGAACAACCTCGCCTGCTTTTCGGGTGTTTCCGAGGTAAAAAGTTTGGATCTTGATTGTTGTGATAATAGGGTTGATAGTTTTAATCATATTGTTAGAATTGGTAGTCATGTAGATGATTGTAATGATAAGATTCAGAGTGAAAATGAATTTCAGCATGTTTATGTGGTTAAAAGTAATGTTGGGAGAAATGGGATTAAGGGTGTTAGGCCCCATGTTTTGATTCCTCCGGTTGATGGGGTGCCGTATAGTATACCGATGTATGATATGAAGTTGTTTGTTCCGGAAGTTGGGGTAGATGTTGATGATGATGTGGATAATATGCTCATTGGTGGTGGTAGGAGAGGGATTAAGGGTTTTAGGCCGCCTGGTTTGATGACTCCACCTGATACAATGAGGTATAATGTGTCAAGTTATGTTTCAGACTCGTATGTTCCAGAAGAGAGGGGAGGTGATGTTGAGGACGAGGTGGATAATGAGGAGTTTGGTGAGAACGAGTCTTGTTCATTCACAACTAATGATGATGATTCTTCAAGTACTACTACTGAGAATATATCTCCGACTGTAAGGACTAGGAGtattgatggttcaagtgctaGGACTGAACCTCCATCATATATTTCTCCAAATGGGAGGGTTAGACGGATTGTTAACAATTGGACAAAGGGAAGGCTGCTGGGACGGGGATCCTTTGGGTCGGTGTATGAAGGAATTGCTGA TGGTGGCTTCTTTTTGGCGGTAAAGGAAGTTTCTTTGCTTGATGAAGGTGTCCAGGGAAGGCAAAGTATCTATCAACTTGAACAG GAAATTTCTCTTCTCAGTAAGTTTGAGCATGAGAACATTGTACAATATTATGGCACATATAAG GATGAATCAACTCTTTATATCTTTCTTGAGTTAGCAAGCAAAGGTTCACTTTTGAACCTTTATCAGCAGTACCATCTTAGAGATGCCACAGCCTCAGCGTACACGAGGCAGATTTTGCTTGGTTTAAAGTATCTTCATGACCGAAATGTTGTGCACAG AGATATCAAATGTGCAAATATTTTGGTCGATACCAACGGAACTGTCAAACTTGCAGATTTTGGGTTGGCAAAG TCAACCAACGATGTGCAATCCTGCAAGGGTACTGCTTTTTGGATGGCTCCTGAG GTTATCAAAGGAAGTGGTTATGGGCTCGCAGCAGATATCTGGAGTCTTGGGTGTACAGTTCTGGAGATGTTGACGAGTCAGCTTCCATACCATCCTTTAGAATGT ATGCAGGCAGTTTATAGGATAGGGAAGTCGATTCCACCGGATGTCCCTAACTCTCTCTCCAAGGATGCACGAGATTTCATATTGAAGTGCCTACAACTTGACCCAAGTTCTCGTCCCACGGCTGCTCAGCTCTTGGACCATTCCTTTGTCAAGGGGCGACTCCTTTCATCATCAGAACTAGAATCACCTCACAATCCTCGTAGACAGGCTAGATGA
- the LOC141714348 gene encoding uncharacterized protein LOC141714348 — translation MCVKVLPTVVAIQGKHVNVDEVCSWCRMFREDDMHVMFECSFAKQVWEAVGLQRLVDVQQNDTVKKVLKRVLNTGTTDQWIMQRAKEDGNKHHNHNSTGIQNWSKPPGGWIKINVDAACRPGDDFVGAGCVMRDDCGKFLRASSTRIRGKMQPKMAEAVSLREALSWTKQWRSNKCIFECDAKPVVDAVNGARGKSMFDTIVEDYSYLLKHYKEVLITFVHRSANIVAHKMAQTTYSETDLKEWYDYTPDFISCNLALEEI, via the exons ATGTGTGTTAAGGTTTTACCTACTGTTGTAGCTATACAGGGTAAACACGTCAATGTTGATGAAGTATGTAGTTGGTGTCGAATGTTCAGAGAGGACGATATGCATGTAATGTTTGAATGTAGTTTTGCAAAGCAAGTCTGGGAAGCTGTGGGTTTACAACGCCTGGTGGATGTGCAGCAAAATGATACAGTGAAGAAGGTGCTGAAACGTGTACTTAATACGGGAACAACTGATCAGTGGATTATG CAAAGGGCGAAAGAAGATGGTAATAAACATCACAATCACAACTCAACTGGTATACAAAACTGGAGTAAACCTCCTGGGGGGTGGATTAAAATAAATGTTGATGCAGCGTGCAGACCTGGAGATGATTTCGTTGGAGCAGGGTGTGTAATGCGTGATGATTGTGGAAAGTTCCTGCGAGCAAGCAGCACCAGAATTCGAGGGAAAATGCAACCTAAGATGGCTGAGGCAGTGAGTTTGAGGGAGGCTTTATCTTGGACAAAACAATGGAGGAGTAATAAATGTATTTTTGAATGTGATGCTAAACCGGTAGTCGATGCAGTGAATGGAGCAAGAGGTAAATCAATGTTTGACACGATCGTAGAGGATTATAGTTATTTGCTTAAACACTATAAGGAAGTGTTAATTACGTTTGTTCATAGGTCTGCGAATATTGTAGCCCATAAAATGGCTCAGACTACGTATTCTGAGACAGACCTTAAGGAGTGGTATGATTATACTCCTGACTTCATATCTTGTAATCTTGCTTTGGAAGAAATTTAA
- the LOC141712451 gene encoding beta-1,3-galactosyltransferase 7-like isoform X2, with amino-acid sequence MKRSSGKVSAKWIPIFSISFFFFGMLFTNRLWAPPESNGQLMSRQRQDQELQVISEDCTTKKKKPGEDKDVLGEVHKTHDAIESLDKSISMLQMELAATRSSQEVVKSDEISSSLHEEQPKKKAFIVIGINTAFSSRKRRDSVRQTWMPQGEKLVQLEKEKGIIIRFMIGHSATSNSILDRAIDSEESQHKDFLRLEHVEGYHELSAKTKIFFSTAVAKWDADFYVKVDDDVHVNLGVFAATLARHRSKPRVYIGCMKSGPVLAQKNVKYHEPEYWKFGEDGNKYFRHATGQIYAISKDLATYISINQPILHKYANEDVSLGSWFIGLEVEHIDDRNMCCGTPPDCEWKAQAGNVCVASFDWSCSGICKSVEKLKFVHERCGEGDEALWNALL; translated from the exons AATCTAATGGTCAGCTGATGTCAAGGCAAAGACAGGACCAAGAATTGCAGGTTATTTCTGAGGATTGTACTACTAAAAAGAAG AAACCAGGAGAAGATAAGGATGTATTGGGTGAAGTACATAAAACCCATGATGCGATAGA ATCGCTAGACAAGTCGATATCAATGCTTCAAATGGAGTTGGCGGCAACTAGGAGTTCCCAAGAGGTGGTGAAGTCAGACGAAATCTCCAGTTCTTTGCATGAGGAACAGCCAAAGAAAAAGGCTTTTATAGTTATTGGAATTAATACTGCCTTTAGTAGCAGAAAGAGGCGTGATTCAGTTAGACAGACTTGGATGCCTCAAG GTGAGAAGCTTGTGCAATTGGAGAAGGAGAAGGGAATTATTATCCGCTTCATGATCGGGCATAG TGCAACGTCAAACAGCATCTTAGATAGAGCTATTGATTCTGAAGAATCTCAGCACAAGGACTTTCTCAGGCTG GAGCATGTTGAAGGATATCATGAATTATCTGCGAAAACGAAAATATTCTTCTCCACTGCTGTTGCAAAATGGGATGCTGACTTTTATGTCAAGGTTGACGATGATGTCCATGTCAATCTGG GTGTTTTTGCTGCAACTCTTGCCCGGCATAGGTCAAAACCTAGAGTATACATAGGCTGTATGAAATCTGGACCGGTTCTTGCTCAaaa GAATGTGAAGTACCACGAGCCAGAATACTGGAAGTTTGGAGAAGATGGAAACAAATACTTCAGGCATGCGACCGGCCAGATCTATGCTATCTCAAAGGATTTGGCTACATACATATCAATCAACCA GCCTATATTGCACAAATATGCTAATGAAGATGTGTCTCTTGGGTCATGGTTTATCGGTCTTGAAGTTGAGCATATTGATGACCGGAATATGTGTTGCGGAACTCCACCAG ATTGCGAGTGGAAAGCTCAGGCAGGTAATGTATGTGTGGCATCATTTGACTGGAGTTGCAGTGGAATTTGCAAATCTGTGGAGAAGCTAAAATTTGTTCACGAAAGGTGTGGTGAAGGGGATGAAGCTCTATGGAATGCACTGCTGTAA
- the LOC141712451 gene encoding beta-1,3-galactosyltransferase 7-like isoform X1, which yields MKRSSGKVSAKWIPIFSISFFFFGMLFTNRLWAPPESNGQLMSRQRQDQELQVISEDCTTKKKKPGEDKDVLGEVHKTHDAIEHYRSLDKSISMLQMELAATRSSQEVVKSDEISSSLHEEQPKKKAFIVIGINTAFSSRKRRDSVRQTWMPQGEKLVQLEKEKGIIIRFMIGHSATSNSILDRAIDSEESQHKDFLRLEHVEGYHELSAKTKIFFSTAVAKWDADFYVKVDDDVHVNLGVFAATLARHRSKPRVYIGCMKSGPVLAQKNVKYHEPEYWKFGEDGNKYFRHATGQIYAISKDLATYISINQPILHKYANEDVSLGSWFIGLEVEHIDDRNMCCGTPPDCEWKAQAGNVCVASFDWSCSGICKSVEKLKFVHERCGEGDEALWNALL from the exons AATCTAATGGTCAGCTGATGTCAAGGCAAAGACAGGACCAAGAATTGCAGGTTATTTCTGAGGATTGTACTACTAAAAAGAAG AAACCAGGAGAAGATAAGGATGTATTGGGTGAAGTACATAAAACCCATGATGCGATAGA GCATTATAGATCGCTAGACAAGTCGATATCAATGCTTCAAATGGAGTTGGCGGCAACTAGGAGTTCCCAAGAGGTGGTGAAGTCAGACGAAATCTCCAGTTCTTTGCATGAGGAACAGCCAAAGAAAAAGGCTTTTATAGTTATTGGAATTAATACTGCCTTTAGTAGCAGAAAGAGGCGTGATTCAGTTAGACAGACTTGGATGCCTCAAG GTGAGAAGCTTGTGCAATTGGAGAAGGAGAAGGGAATTATTATCCGCTTCATGATCGGGCATAG TGCAACGTCAAACAGCATCTTAGATAGAGCTATTGATTCTGAAGAATCTCAGCACAAGGACTTTCTCAGGCTG GAGCATGTTGAAGGATATCATGAATTATCTGCGAAAACGAAAATATTCTTCTCCACTGCTGTTGCAAAATGGGATGCTGACTTTTATGTCAAGGTTGACGATGATGTCCATGTCAATCTGG GTGTTTTTGCTGCAACTCTTGCCCGGCATAGGTCAAAACCTAGAGTATACATAGGCTGTATGAAATCTGGACCGGTTCTTGCTCAaaa GAATGTGAAGTACCACGAGCCAGAATACTGGAAGTTTGGAGAAGATGGAAACAAATACTTCAGGCATGCGACCGGCCAGATCTATGCTATCTCAAAGGATTTGGCTACATACATATCAATCAACCA GCCTATATTGCACAAATATGCTAATGAAGATGTGTCTCTTGGGTCATGGTTTATCGGTCTTGAAGTTGAGCATATTGATGACCGGAATATGTGTTGCGGAACTCCACCAG ATTGCGAGTGGAAAGCTCAGGCAGGTAATGTATGTGTGGCATCATTTGACTGGAGTTGCAGTGGAATTTGCAAATCTGTGGAGAAGCTAAAATTTGTTCACGAAAGGTGTGGTGAAGGGGATGAAGCTCTATGGAATGCACTGCTGTAA
- the LOC141714350 gene encoding uncharacterized protein LOC141714350 — MADITASVSGVEKLNNSNYNTWSIRMQFYMLGQDLWDIVSNGNTTLPTNTEELKKWKVKGGKAMYVLSVTIEDELLQHIKDSKTPKEAWDNLASLFAKTNDAKLQRLENELLSVSHEDMTVSQYFNKVKNICDEISKLDPQNAITDTRKRRIVVHGLKSEFNSIITATRGWAKEPTLTELENILANQEALDKQMSKVSVKEDDEAAHLAIKEGMKDKRREIQDNTTESQRNVNKGGLEGSFQHGGALLNPSYKNKDEMKYRRNNNQCYTCGKKGHVTRDCRFKKVEGNVATSTSKENDSEEEWDFQVVYAGG; from the coding sequence ATGGCAGACATAACAGCATCAGTAAGCGGCGTCGAGAAACTCAATAATTCTAACTACAATACCTGGAGCATCCGGATGCAGTTCTATATGCTTGGGCAAGACCTGTGGGATATTGTTAGCAATGGTAACACCACACTACCCACCAATACAGAGGAGTTAAAAAAATGGAAGGTGAAAGGAGGAAAGGCTATGTATGTTTTGTCAGTAACAATTGAAGATGAGTTGTTGCAGCATATCAAAGATTCAAAAACTCCGAAAGAGGCATGGGACAATCTGGCATCATTGTTCGCAAAAACAAACGATGCGAAACTCCAGCGGTTGGAAAATGAGCTTTTATCAGTTTCACACGAAGACATGACGGTGAGTCAATATTTTAACAAAGTTAAAAATATTTGTGATGAAATCTCTAAATTAGATCCACAAAATGCTATCACTGACACAAGAAAAAGGAGGATTGTAGTTCATGGGCTTAAATCTGAATTTAATAGTATAATCACTGCTACACGTGGATGGGCGAAAGAACCAACTTTAACCGAGTTGGAGAATATTTTAGCTAATCAGGAGGCTTTAGACAAACAAATGTCTAAAGTATCAGTAAAAGAAGATGATGAAGCAGCTCATTTAGCTATAAAAGAGGGTATGAAGGACAAGAGAAGAGAGATTCAAGACAATACAACAGAATCTCAAAGGAACGTCAATAAAGGAGGACTAGAAGGAAGTTTTCAACATGGGGGAGCTCTTCTGAATCCTAGCTACAAAAACAAGGATGAAATGAAATATCGAAGGAACAATAATCAATGCTACACCTGCGGAAAGAAAGGCCATGTTACAAGAGATTGTAGATTTAAAAAGGTTGAAGGAAATGTTGCAACATCAACTTCAAAGGAGAACGATAGTGAAGAAGAATGGGACTTCCAAGTGGTCTATGCTGGTGGCTGA
- the LOC141712454 gene encoding uncharacterized protein LOC141712454, whose protein sequence is MDLGELWTIFGPGLAGAVFGAGWWFWVDAVVCSAVAVSFLHYLPGIFASLAALMFNCVRREDIDYSPYDDGEWRLKLWLFLAYVISFVSLAASVGLLIQDALEESGPSAWTGTAGVFQCVFVLISGLIYWTSHTE, encoded by the exons ATGGATTTGGGTGAATTGTGGACAATATTCGGACCTGGACTCGCCGGAGCTGTGTTCGGAGCCGGCTGGTGGTTCTGGGTGGACGCCGTGGTTTGCAGTGCTGTCGCCGTGTCGTTTCTACACTATCTACCTGGTATATTCGCATCACTAGCTGCTTTGATGTTTAATTGTGTTAGAAGAGAAGATATTGATTACTCTCCCTACGATGATGGCGAATGGAG ATTAAAGCTTTGGCTTTTCCTCGCTTATGTTATCTCATTTGTCTCTTTGGCGGCTTCGGTGGGACTATTGATACAAGACGCACTTGAGGAATCAGGCCCATCAGCATGGACAGGAACTGCTGGTGTATTTCAATGTGTGTTTGTTCTGATTAG TGGGCTGATTTACTGGACTTCTCACACCGAGTAA
- the LOC141714349 gene encoding uncharacterized protein LOC141714349 yields MGRNEPCNQIYLHNNTTCITPITFLPFLCKLSTKHAVKISKPAPSSKKNDPSSPKVGCMGQMKRHNHNNKISSTAPGKLKYTQLKKMFSGRNLLITTTTNTGAYCKGNNNKKIDTSVRTRPRFHNHGHGNCAMVVPLNLAELDPPLPVVKLMYDHGKGGEKGSLWKRRGGVIPIQPIQLPSSVS; encoded by the coding sequence ATGGGAAGAAATGAGCCGTGCAACCAAATTTACCTTCACAACAACACCACTTGTATTACCCCAATTACTTTCTTGCCATTTTTATGCAAATTATCAACCAAACATGCCGTTAAAATCTCAAAACCAGCACCTAGTTCCAAAAAGAATGACCCCTCTTCTCCAAAAGTCGGTTGCATGGGCCAGATGAAGCGTCACAATCACAACAACAAAATTAGCAGCACCGCCCCTGGAAAACTTAAATACACACAGCTCAAGAAAATGTTTTCAGGCCGAAACCTTCTCATTACAACCACTACTAATACCGGTGCGTATTGTAAAGGTAACAACAACAAGAAAATAGACACTAGTGTTCGTACAAGGCCCAGGTTTCATAATCATGGTCATGGTAATTGTGCTATGGTTGTCCCGTTGAACTTGGCTGAATTGGATCCTCCATTGCCTGTGGTCAAATTGATGTATGATCACGGTAAAGGAGGAGAGAAAGGAAGTTTATGGAAGAGAAGAGGCGGTGTAATTCCGATACAACCAATTCAGTTACCCTCCTCTGTTTCATGA